In Lates calcarifer isolate ASB-BC8 linkage group LG15, TLL_Latcal_v3, whole genome shotgun sequence, one genomic interval encodes:
- the LOC108880686 gene encoding nectin-2 isoform X2, which produces MARHHARNWHDCTKMIGLLCLVASILTEHGAAGQRVEVEPEVSSYPGQTVNLRCAFIEATGIQPTMVTWIYEPKDGERINIAVFHPNFDPNYPDSPVKGRVSFTPSPPNLASPSIQISDVRMTDEGKYICEYATYPIGNEQGITYLVMLAKPQNSASIVTVETGTKPVTVARCESVDGRPAAQISWVTTANGNASTVSKPGTDNTVTVTSEYRMVPTAADNGKDISCVVSHRTQVKPESFPLKLAVQYAPQVTIVGYDNNWYVGRTDVVLTCQFTGNPVPTSILWKTMSGEMPDTVQVKDNKLKVLKVDEAVNTTFVCEVRNRKGVGRDQVTAIVRAAVQIVEVEPDVVSYPGQTVNLRCAFTNATGIRPTQVTWIYESEDGERINIAVFHPSFDPYYPTSPVKGRISFSPVPTNLASPSIQIRDLRMTDEGKYICKYATYPSGNEQGITYLDIVDGTGQPVVLGSGEVPYPGQTVNLYCSFTENTGIQLTQVTWIYKSNAGERIKIAVFHPSFGHHYPDSFLKDRVSFSPSPPNMTSPSIQISDIRVTDEGKYICEFATYPFGNKQGVIYVETRG; this is translated from the exons ATGGCGAGACATCACGCCCGAAATTGGCATGACTGCACTAAAATGATCGGACTGCTCTGCTTGGTCGCGTCGATACTTACAGAACACG GAGCGGCAGGTCAGCGAGTGGAGGTGGAGCCAGAGGTGTCATCATATCCTGGACAGACAGTCAACCTACGCTGTGCCTTCATTGAAGCTACTGGGATTCAGCCCACAATG GTCACGTGGATCTATGAGCCGAAGGACGGAGAGAGGATCAATATCGCTGTGTTTCACCCCAACTTTGATCCCAACTATCCAGACTCACCCGTGAAGGGCAGAGTCAGCTTCACACCCAGTCCTCCAAACCTGGCCAGTCCCTCCATCCAGATTAGCGATGTTAGGATGACCGATGAGGGGAAGTACATCTGTGAATACGCTACTTACCCGATTGGCAACGAGCAGGGAATCACCTATCTGGTCATGCTGG CTAAGCCTCAGAACTCAGCCTCCATCGTAACAGTGGAAACAGGCACTAAGCCTGTCACTGTGGCACGCTGCGAGTCTGTAGATGGACGTCCCGCTGCGCAGATCTCCTGGGTGACCACAGCCAATGGAAATGCGTCAACAGTGTCTAAGCCGGGTACCGACAACACCGTGACAGTGACCAGCGAGTACCGAATGGTTCCCACAGCAGCAGACAATGGGAAAGACATCAGCTGTGTGGTGTCACACAGGACCCAGGTCAAACCAGAGAGCTTCCCTTTGAAACTAGCAGTTCAAT ACGCCCCTCAGGTGACAATAGTGGGTTATGACAATAATTGGTACGTGGGTCGTACAGATGTGGTGCTCACCTGCCAATTTACTGGAAACCCTGTTCCCACTTCCATCCTTTGGAAGAC GATGTCAGGAGAGATGCCAGACACAGTGCAGGTCAAAGACAACAAGCTGAAGGTGCTGAAGGTGGATGAGGCTGTCAACACCACTTTTGTCTGTGAGGTCAGAAATCGCAAAGGGGTCGGCAGAGATCAGGTCACAGCCATCGTCAGAG CTGCAGTTCAGATAGTGGAAGTGGAGCCAGACGTGGTTTCATATCCTGGACAGACAGTCAACCTACGCTGCGCCTTCACTAATGCAACTGGGATTCGGCCCACACAG GTCACGTGGATCTACGAGTCAGAGGACGGAGAGAGAATCAACATCGCTGTGTTTCACCCCAGCTTTGACCCCTACTACCCCACCTCACCTGTGAAGGGTAGGATCAGCTTCTCACCTGTTCCTACAAACCTGGCCAGCCCTTCCATCCAGATTCGTGATCTTAGGATGACTGATGAGGGGAAGTACATCTGCAAATATGCTACTTATCCAAGTGGCAACGAGCAGGGAATCACCTATCTGGACATAGTGG ATGGGACAGGTCAGCCAGTGGTGCTGGGGTCAGGGGAGGTACCATATCCTGGGCAGACAGTCAACTTATACTGTTccttcactgaaaacactgggATTCAGCTCACACAG GTCACATGGATCTACAAGTCGAATGCCGGAGAAAGGATCAAAATCGCTGTTTTTCACCCCAGCTTTGGGCATCACTACCCAGACTCATTTTTGAAGGATAGGGTCAGCTTCTCACCCAGTCCCCCAAACATGACCAGCCCTTCCATCCAGATCAGTGATATTAGGGTGACAGATGAGGGGAAGTACATCTGCGAATTTGCTACCTATCCATTTGGCAACAAGCAGGGCGTCATCTATGTGGAGACCAGGGGGTAG
- the LOC108880686 gene encoding nectin-2 isoform X1, protein MARHHARNWHDCTKMIGLLCLVASILTEHGAAGQRVEVEPEVSSYPGQTVNLRCAFIEATGIQPTMVTWIYEPKDGERINIAVFHPNFDPNYPDSPVKGRVSFTPSPPNLASPSIQISDVRMTDEGKYICEYATYPIGNEQGITYLVMLAKPQNSASIVTVETGTKPVTVARCESVDGRPAAQISWVTTANGNASTVSKPGTDNTVTVTSEYRMVPTAADNGKDISCVVSHRTQVKPESFPLKLAVQYAPQVTIVGYDNNWYVGRTDVVLTCQFTGNPVPTSILWKTMSGEMPDTVQVKDNKLKVLKVDEAVNTTFVCEVRNRKGVGRDQVTAIVREVKSGSSLFPIQAAVQIVEVEPDVVSYPGQTVNLRCAFTNATGIRPTQVTWIYESEDGERINIAVFHPSFDPYYPTSPVKGRISFSPVPTNLASPSIQIRDLRMTDEGKYICKYATYPSGNEQGITYLDIVDGTGQPVVLGSGEVPYPGQTVNLYCSFTENTGIQLTQVTWIYKSNAGERIKIAVFHPSFGHHYPDSFLKDRVSFSPSPPNMTSPSIQISDIRVTDEGKYICEFATYPFGNKQGVIYVETRG, encoded by the exons ATGGCGAGACATCACGCCCGAAATTGGCATGACTGCACTAAAATGATCGGACTGCTCTGCTTGGTCGCGTCGATACTTACAGAACACG GAGCGGCAGGTCAGCGAGTGGAGGTGGAGCCAGAGGTGTCATCATATCCTGGACAGACAGTCAACCTACGCTGTGCCTTCATTGAAGCTACTGGGATTCAGCCCACAATG GTCACGTGGATCTATGAGCCGAAGGACGGAGAGAGGATCAATATCGCTGTGTTTCACCCCAACTTTGATCCCAACTATCCAGACTCACCCGTGAAGGGCAGAGTCAGCTTCACACCCAGTCCTCCAAACCTGGCCAGTCCCTCCATCCAGATTAGCGATGTTAGGATGACCGATGAGGGGAAGTACATCTGTGAATACGCTACTTACCCGATTGGCAACGAGCAGGGAATCACCTATCTGGTCATGCTGG CTAAGCCTCAGAACTCAGCCTCCATCGTAACAGTGGAAACAGGCACTAAGCCTGTCACTGTGGCACGCTGCGAGTCTGTAGATGGACGTCCCGCTGCGCAGATCTCCTGGGTGACCACAGCCAATGGAAATGCGTCAACAGTGTCTAAGCCGGGTACCGACAACACCGTGACAGTGACCAGCGAGTACCGAATGGTTCCCACAGCAGCAGACAATGGGAAAGACATCAGCTGTGTGGTGTCACACAGGACCCAGGTCAAACCAGAGAGCTTCCCTTTGAAACTAGCAGTTCAAT ACGCCCCTCAGGTGACAATAGTGGGTTATGACAATAATTGGTACGTGGGTCGTACAGATGTGGTGCTCACCTGCCAATTTACTGGAAACCCTGTTCCCACTTCCATCCTTTGGAAGAC GATGTCAGGAGAGATGCCAGACACAGTGCAGGTCAAAGACAACAAGCTGAAGGTGCTGAAGGTGGATGAGGCTGTCAACACCACTTTTGTCTGTGAGGTCAGAAATCGCAAAGGGGTCGGCAGAGATCAGGTCACAGCCATCGTCAGAG AGGTGAAATCTGGCTCCTCCTTGTTTCCTATACAAGCTGCAGTTCAGATAGTGGAAGTGGAGCCAGACGTGGTTTCATATCCTGGACAGACAGTCAACCTACGCTGCGCCTTCACTAATGCAACTGGGATTCGGCCCACACAG GTCACGTGGATCTACGAGTCAGAGGACGGAGAGAGAATCAACATCGCTGTGTTTCACCCCAGCTTTGACCCCTACTACCCCACCTCACCTGTGAAGGGTAGGATCAGCTTCTCACCTGTTCCTACAAACCTGGCCAGCCCTTCCATCCAGATTCGTGATCTTAGGATGACTGATGAGGGGAAGTACATCTGCAAATATGCTACTTATCCAAGTGGCAACGAGCAGGGAATCACCTATCTGGACATAGTGG ATGGGACAGGTCAGCCAGTGGTGCTGGGGTCAGGGGAGGTACCATATCCTGGGCAGACAGTCAACTTATACTGTTccttcactgaaaacactgggATTCAGCTCACACAG GTCACATGGATCTACAAGTCGAATGCCGGAGAAAGGATCAAAATCGCTGTTTTTCACCCCAGCTTTGGGCATCACTACCCAGACTCATTTTTGAAGGATAGGGTCAGCTTCTCACCCAGTCCCCCAAACATGACCAGCCCTTCCATCCAGATCAGTGATATTAGGGTGACAGATGAGGGGAAGTACATCTGCGAATTTGCTACCTATCCATTTGGCAACAAGCAGGGCGTCATCTATGTGGAGACCAGGGGGTAG